In the Hevea brasiliensis isolate MT/VB/25A 57/8 chromosome 8, ASM3005281v1, whole genome shotgun sequence genome, TATAAAGGGTACTTCCaaaatggctttggaagatcattgGGCAACCGAAAGAATCCACCACCTAAGGCCATCAGCCCTTGAATTCCAGCACCAGCTATAATTCCCATCAGAAAATTAGGCACAATACTCGCTATAGCCATCATTACACTCTCTACCAGTATCATGGAGGCAAATATTATGGAAGCAAAGCACAGAAAGTGTTCAAATCCTTTTTGAAGTCCAGTAAGGTAGTAAGCTATAGCTCCAGGAATCAGTGAAATCACTAACAAGAATGGCATGGAAGATAATGTGTTGGCAACAATAAACGCAGTGGTTTCATAATGCCCATTTAATCTTTCTCGTACAAATACCTGATTCAATGTAGTTGTAAAATTTGTTTAGTAATCGATAAGACAAAAACCTGAATAAGATAAGACTTTCTTTGTTTGGTCATCTCCAAACCTGTCATGAAGTTTCAAGTTCAATTGAAGTTAATTgtaccaaaaaaaattaaaatttatagtctCTTACTTGGATAGAAGCACAATAGTAATTAAATCTCTCCAATAGTGTCACTGGAGCTCTAATTTATAAatccctcaaattaaacaaagcTTGAATGAAGATACTCTTTATAGAAAAGGAAAATTACCTTCATTTCTTCCACGAAAGAAGGGAATCCACCAATGGCCATAAACGTGAGGAATGTAGATATAAACATAAGCAGTGAACCTCTAGCCTGGAACAAGGGAAACAAATATAATGAAATTAATTTTGATACTCTAAGCTGTTTACAACATATGTTTAAGTGACTAGTTACCTGGATGGAACCATAGCTAGAGCCAAGATCATAATATATGGTGGCCAGACCAAAAGCCAATCCAACATAGATAAATAGGCGCAACCGGTAGTATCCTATGTCTCGGTACATGTTCACAAATGATCTTCTCGTTAGAACAAGACATTGATTAAGGAAACCAGCATgacttctcttcttctccaataTTGCTCCAAAATCCTGAAATCCACACAAAAATAATTCAACTTCGATTctttataaattttttagtaaATTAATTACAAGTTAAATTTTCATTCATTGTTTATttacctttttatttatttctgtTACCTTGTTTTGCACTTGTTGGTAAGTTTCAGACGATTTATATGATCGTATGAGGGTATTAATCACTTCTTCTGTAGGCATTGCATCACTCATTCCTTGCTCAAGATCCTGGTCATAGGAGCATTCTTAATCAGATTTATGGGACTGCCCACCCCACCAACACCCCCTAACACAACCACCCACAACACACCACCACCCACAccaccccaccccccccccccccccaaatacCCACACCCCCCCAAAAACCAAAACCACAATGTCGGAATTCGAAGATCCTGTATCAGTGAAAAAGGATGATTTAGTGAACAAAACATCTCACAGGACAGGTTGCTTCTCGAAACTGCGACCTTTCAAGTTACTTTACCGTTATACCAAGATCCTGTATTGATACAGTTAATTATTTCCCTGATATTCAGTCATCTATTAATTTGGATAAAGTCACAAATTTGAATCTCTCCCCTGtgagtggaaaaaagaaaagaaaattattattaaatggtTTATATAACTTACCCTTTCAAAATCCTTGTTAATTGTTTTCAAGAAGTGATCAGAAGGGTTCTGATGGATTGAGCAGGGGAAGCCATTCAAGGTGAAGAACTACGTAAAATCAAGAGAATGAGTAATTATTGTCTATTTAATCCTTCAATTAGTGACTCCAACAATTACCATGAATCAGTTAATTCTATGAAATGTTTCAAATACTAACGTCATTGGCTGCAGAAGCAGGACCAAAATACACCATTTTACCAGAAGACAGGAGGCAGAGACAGTTAAAGAGCTTAAAAATTTCACTGCTAGGCTGATGAATGGACGAAATGATAGTTCTTCTGATTCCATCATTCCTGTCCAAGCTAGCAATTCTGCTCATGACATAATATGAAGCTGCACTATCAAGGCCACTTGTGGGTTCATTAAGGAAGAGAAGTTTTGGGTGTGTTAGGATCTCTATGCAAATGCTCACTCTCCTCTTTTGGCCACCACTGAGGCCATTAGCTCCCCAGCCTCCTATTCTTGTGTTCATGGCATCTTGTAAACCCATTTCTCTTATTGTCCTCTCTGCTCTCTCCTTCTTTTCTGAGTTGGACATTAAGTCTGGCAATTGAAGCTGAGCTGAATAGTAAATCGCTTCTCTAACTGTTAATGTTGTGACCAAATTATCATCTTCCGTCACATAAGCCTATTACAAGTTTACAAATAGCAAAAGGATAATTAGTCACAGGAATCAAAAATAATTTGTTGTTGTTACTGTTATCATGTCACATATTTTATAATATTCATAgatacaagattaaatatagaagattattaaaatttaaatggttatataattattataataaaaaaattttataaattgtatttttattaaacaataatcagcatttatttatttttaataaattatttattctattaattttaaaataattagaaaaaaaattaatcaaagaaggtACCAATCACATTTAGGTCAATAGATACACTCCATACACTCAATCTAGCATTCAAAACCATATACTTAACTTAGCACTTAAAATACTAAGTGAAAAAATATGATACAAAGACATTAGAATATAAAATAAGATGTAAAGATCTcagaggcttttttttttttctcaccaTTTTCCAATGTCATTTTTTATTTtcgttttatattttttattttctaaagcaTTCTATTAGATATTTAcactttataatatttaattattattattttgctcactttaaaatattttttagccTAACGATTGCCCTTATCGGAATCAGCAACAGTTCTAGTTACATCTCAGCTAATTTAACGTTATAGTCATCACTACCAAAGTTTACACTACCCATTTGAGTTTTATTTagtcaaaatggcatgggaatatttattttcaaaattatgaataaataagtttaatcttaattaaaatttaattaataatagaaaagaaaattttttttttagtctctgtgagatatgtcataattaacacatatttctctcaatttttaaAAACTTAATGACTTTGTCCCTtgattttgaataaaaaaaaagccCCTAATACCCTCTTGATGAAAAGCACTTAAGtatagaattaataaaaaaaaatcagggTTAAAACAACAGAGTTTTAAAAAAATCGAGTGACATATATGTTAATTATGGTAAATATCAAggactaaaaataatttttattaaatataataaaatattaataaattaaaatatttacttAAGGTTATTTTAGTTCTTTTGAAATTAATAAACAGAAAATTAACAGAAATTTGAATGGAATTTTAAAGATGAaatcattgaattttaaaaactaaaagacatttgtgttaattatggcatatttcaaaaattaaaaagtaaattttaataaaaataaaataaaataaaataaaattttaattttatcctgccatatatatatatatgaacaatAAAACTGTAATAAAAgtaatatacattaaaataaaaaaacatttttaatgatggatttagtgttggattaaaaattcattaTAAATAACATTAGTGATGATTCTATCACTAAtattttaataacaaattaaaatcaaccatgaaaagttaatttttttttactaacgATAAATTAGCAACGAATTATCATTGTCGATGAAGCCTTTCGGCAAAGTTTTTACAACTAATCCGTCACTAAAGATTAGCACAGTGTCATTGAAAGTAATAGgaaaaaacaattaaaaataatatataattattgagtTATTTTAATTATCCTCACCGATGTTCCATAAGCGAGCGCTTGTTTACGGCCGTTGATAAGGATCTCTCCAGTTTGCCTTGTATTTGAATTCAGTCTCCCTGTCATATAATCTCAACTCAGTTTCAGCCTTTAATCTTATACATatccattaatttttatatattttaacatTTTTAATATATATGCACTGAGGCCATGTTTAGTTCGgtaattagaaaataaaagtaaaatatgtattttttaaattttatgtaattaaagATATTCAAATTTTAtactattttttatatatttaaataaattaaaattaaaaaggaagGTTTTAGGGTTTTCAAGCAAGGTCATgagtttctaaaaaaaaaaaagagatatatATTGAGGATTAACAGGAGAAGCACCAGTTGAGATTAAGAACAATACCTGCTAACGCATCAAGAAGGGTTGACTTGCCACAACCTGAAGGACCCATTATAGCAAGAAGTTCTCCAGGTTGGGCATAAGCAGTGAGACCATGAAGGATTGGCTTGCTTCCATTTTGCCCGTTACGAACTGTCACCCATAAATCCTTCCAACTTAAGAatacatcatcatcatcatcttctttCGGTGGATGAGTTTGAACCATGTTGAAATCAGAGGTTTCCATTTCCAGTGAAGTCGTGATTTCAGAATTATCACGCAGAGgtgatgaagaagaaaaaggatgCTTAGTTTTATTATAAAGATCAATTT is a window encoding:
- the LOC110646499 gene encoding ABC transporter G family member 1-like, producing MASFLHRSQRPNEIDLYNKTKHPFSSSSPLRDNSEITTSLEMETSDFNMVQTHPPKEDDDDDVFLSWKDLWVTVRNGQNGSKPILHGLTAYAQPGELLAIMGPSGCGKSTLLDALAGRLNSNTRQTGEILINGRKQALAYGTSAYVTEDDNLVTTLTVREAIYYSAQLQLPDLMSNSEKKERAERTIREMGLQDAMNTRIGGWGANGLSGGQKRRVSICIEILTHPKLLFLNEPTSGLDSAASYYVMSRIASLDRNDGIRRTIISSIHQPSSEIFKLFNCLCLLSSGKMVYFGPASAANDFFTLNGFPCSIHQNPSDHFLKTINKDFERDLEQGMSDAMPTEEVINTLIRSYKSSETYQQVQNKVTEINKKDFGAILEKKRSHAGFLNQCLVLTRRSFVNMYRDIGYYRLRLFIYVGLAFGLATIYYDLGSSYGSIQARGSLLMFISTFLTFMAIGGFPSFVEEMKVFVRERLNGHYETTAFIVANTLSSMPFLLVISLIPGAIAYYLTGLQKGFEHFLCFASIIFASMILVESVMMAIASIVPNFLMGIIAGAGIQGLMALGGGFFRLPNDLPKPFWKYPLYYIAFHKYAYQGLFKNEFEGLKFQSNQAAGGIAHMINGEEILRDAWQVEMGYSKWVDVVILLGMAIFYRLLFLIIIKTTETIKPVIIAAMEVPPNETIHGEAL